The Methanophagales archaeon genome includes a window with the following:
- a CDS encoding YhfC family intramembrane metalloprotease: MAIVGTETQNFSEMLAGAVERNLAVCIHVGSALLVMHSLRNRWILGIAISLHTIVDFVAPTLGYYSSLTVWQVESIVAIFAAVALVIMCVEKIFLSKAVEIKNIGCVLECR; encoded by the coding sequence ATGGCAATCGTGGGCACAGAAACGCAGAATTTCTCAGAGATGCTTGCCGGTGCAGTTGAACGAAATCTGGCAGTCTGCATTCACGTAGGATCTGCTTTACTGGTCATGCATAGCCTGAGAAATCGTTGGATACTTGGCATTGCTATATCTCTCCACACCATCGTGGATTTTGTTGCGCCTACTCTAGGATATTATTCATCTTTGACTGTATGGCAGGTTGAATCTATAGTAGCGATATTTGCCGCAGTGGCTTTGGTTATTATGTGCGTAGAAAAAATATTTTTGAGTAAAGCAGTGGAAATCAAGAACATAGGATGTGTATTAGAGTGCAGATGA